CAGGGACTGCTCCAAGGGCATTGGGAAGGCAAAAAGCTCTCCTTGGCcaccagcagacagcagcctcCAGCTCACCCCAGCAGGGGCACATTAGGGCTCATTAATTAAGGTGCCTGGTCCTCGCTCTAGCCCAGCCCCGGCAGGAAGCAGGGGCTTTAGCAGAGCTCTGCTCCgagccctgcctggctcctctcctccagcacaCCCTGGGAGAGGCCCCAGGGGttgaagcagctgcaggaggaggaggaggaggaagaacagaaatCCACATCAGCTCCCAGAACAGAGCCATCCCAGGCACCGGGAGCAGACAGACATTGCTCtcacccccaggacccccccaaaaaaaaaaaaaaaaaaaaaaaatctttttccccATCATGGAAAGCAAGGGgaggctgcccccagcctcctgGGGGTGCAGTGGCTCAAGCAGCGCAATTTGGGGACGTGTCCACAAGCAGCTCTCAGggcggcagcagctgcaggcccCAAGAGTGCCGGGTCCTGGAGCTGTgggagggggacggggggggatAAGGGAAGGGttgggggggagcagggggcagcGGTGCAGGCGGTGGGGGGGCCACGCGCCTTACCTGGGTGTGACGGTGGTGATCTCGGTGGTGGGGTGCAGGATGTGGCAGGTGGTGATGGTGAAGGTGGATGGGGTCTGGGGGAGGTTGTTAACAGAGAGGAACACTGGAAGGGACAGGAGACACCGGGTTAAcgggcaggagggggggggggggtaaaaaaatcaggaaaagggGCACATGCAGAGGCAGcgagcagggtgctgggcatGCGGGAGCACCAAGAGGGGCATCAAGCTGAGAACGGTCCTGGCCAGCAGAAACCAGCGCCCAGGGCGCACACCCAGCAGCATTTGGGTCAGCACCCGCTCAGCGGGGGCTCGGAGCCAAATTCTTTCCCagaccccccctccccgcatGCCCCCGTGCCACCGCGGCCAGAGCATCCCCATGGGGAGGCAGGGGCAGAAGGGAGGGATGctgaggggagagggaaaggggctggggggcgcgAGGGGGaacagcaggaggagggcagggaggggccGGGGTCCCCGTCGCCCCCCGTCCCCTCGCCCTGCGCTCACCCCCGGGGCGCTCCTTGGCTTTGGTGGGCGTTGAGGTAGGGAGCAGCTGGAAGGAGGCGGCCTCCACCTCGTCCTCCTCCAGGTCGGTGAGGCTGTACACCTCCTCCAGGTCGATGTCCAGCTGCCTGAAGTCTTTGGTGAGCACCCCGGGACGGGGCACCAGGATCCCCCCCAGGTTGGGCCGggccagctgctgccagtggTGGAGGGTCACCGAGCCTGGAAAtgagggggggacacacacacaaaacagaggGGCTCAGCCAAGCCCAGGGGCACCTCCAAGGCTGCATGGGGGCACCAAGAAGCCCCCCCCTAACCCCTCACCTTCCAGCGGCTTCACGATCTGCAGCTTGTCGGGCAGGTAGGTGAGGGAGCCCAGGGAGAAACCGGAGCCGGTGGTGAGCTCCGAGCCCCCCGAGTGGTTGGTGCCGGTGGACACGATGCTCTCGGTGGGGGTGAGGAAGCCGCTGGAGCTCTCCCCGTCCCGCAGCTTCCACAGCTTGCGCTCCCGCTCAGCCTCGAAGAAGGAGCCCTCCCCCGAGCCGTGGCTCTGCTGCCGTGCCGAAAGCCGCTGCACCGCCGCCTCCAGCGCCCGCCGgccggggggggcagccccatgGGGGTCTTCTCCGGACCCCTCGCCCCTGCCAAGGGGATCAGCATCAGGGGgctgggggaaaaggggggcaCGATCCCACAGCGGGGCCCCCCCTGTGCCCTACACCGCATCCACCCCGCTCCAGCCTGCCCCAACCCGTGCTGCAATGGGATTGAGCTCACATAAATAACCCCAACCCCTCTGCAGGGGTGGCAGCTCCATCAcacatccccccccccaccaccaccagcacctccCCAGCACTCACTGGGTGCCCTCAGAGCCACAGCAGCCGGCCGggggggtgctgccccccctGGAGGGGACTGCCGATAGCTGCTTGGAGCTGGGCGCATGCAGGGGAGACTCGGAGCACGACTTGGCTTTGGCCGCCTGGTTCACCGCCTTCACCGTCTCGAAGACACGCAGGTAGCTCCTGGGAGGCAGGAAGCAGGCGGGGGGGTGGATGTTTGAACCAGCCAACCCCCCCCTTttcaccaggacccccccctcTTCGAGGGGCTGACGCTCACTTGTAGTCCGAGGAGGATCCGTCCGTCCCCTTCCTCATCGTCCCCTTGATCTCAGCTGCCAGTGAGTCCTGAAAAGGCAGAGGATGGATGAAGATTTGGGAAAGGGGGGGGTGCACGGAgcccccaccaccacccaaaCCCTGCCGCTGGGCTCACCACGGGCAGCAGGCTGGGCGCGCCGTAGCGGCTGACGGTGCTGTTGGGGAGGCTGCGGCTGCGCAGGCTCTTCACCTCCTCCTGGGCTTCCTGCAGCATCCCCCCGCACTCCGTGTACTTCTCCTGCAGGTCCCGCAGCTGCAGGGGGGGGCACAGCTCAGTGCAcggccccccaaaccccccctgACTGTAAGGGGgacctgcagccagccccccaAGCTCACCTCTGTCcggagctgctcctgcacctCCTTGGCCACAgccaggtgctgctggagctcctcCACCTCCGAGCCGTACTGCGGGACGGGGGGGTCAGGGAGCTTcgccctgagccccccccgtggcacagggaaggggacaaggaggggacggggagggggctCTCACCGCGCGGCACTTCTGCTGCAGGTCCACCAcctgtgccaggagctggctgatctcctcctgctgcctcacCGTGTCCTCCGCCTTGCGGGCCAGCTCGTCCGAGAGGCAGACGACCTGCTGGCTGGCTTCGGCTGgggacagagccgggggggcCGTCACCACAGCCCCCCACAGCAATGcctgcccccccaccccccaccaccacccccaccaCGTACAGAACTGCTCCACGCAGTCGATCATCAGCTGGTGCTCCTGGTCCTCGTACTGGCAGGTCTCGATCGCAATGTTGGTGGCCTGGGGTTGAGGATGGAGAGGCTGAGCGTGaggggcagcaccagcagcccccccaaaGGGGATTTAGGGCACACCACAGCCCTGAGCCCTCCGTATCCCCCCCACCAGCTTCGCTGCTGGGCACCCCGCGTGTCCCCCTCACACCTCCAAGCGAAGCTTCTGGTTCTCCTCCTCCAGGCACTTGAGTTTCTGCTGCAAGGTGTCATACTGGAAGTACTGCTGCAGGGACGAGGACGACTCCTGCCGGCGCAGCCTGGGGACAGCGTGGAAGGTGCTGAGCACCCTCAGCGTGGGCAGGATGGGGGTCACCCACCAACCCCGTCTGCAGGACCCCAGACCCAATTcctccacccacccaccccaaaGAAGCCCCAGGGGGTGGGCAGCGGGGCAGGGACCCACTCACGGCGTGGCGGTGGCCGAGGTGGGCTCGCTCTCCTCCGTGGTGGTGGTGTAGAAGTGGAGCAGATCGTCCCGCATGGAGACCTCGTGGCGCAGCTGCGCGAtctggggggaggagaggggacatCAGGGCACGGCCGGGGACGCAGTGGGGCGAGGGCAGCGCTCCgtgcccaggggctgtgcccaGGGGCCGGTACCTCCTCTTtggccagctccagctgctcctccagcagctcgtTGCGCTCCGTCAGGCTCCGGTTCTGCTTCAGCAGGGACTGCCCGATGCGCGCCGCCAGCTCCAGGTCCCGCTCTTTCTGCGGGGGGGGGAGCTCTGTGTCAGCCGGGACCTGTCCCCAATCTGTCCccattcctgcagccccccaggcccaCCCGCACAGCCCCGAGCTCCCCGTGCACGGAGCAGGCTGCGGCGTACCTCGTCCAGGAGGTTGGTGACGGCATCGATGTCGTGGTAGGTTTTGGTGATCCTGACGGCCCGCTCGGTGCACAGGACTGGGGGAGGAGGGCAAAGGGAGAACcccattggggtggggggctcagcacagctcccctgctgcctcccccccgtgctgcagctcccccagcaccacGCGCTGTCCCCTGCTGTGATGGGGACAGGAGGTGGAGCTGCTCCACGCTGGTCACCAAAATGGATTTCTCCGCAGCGTGGTGCGGGCAGAGATGCTCACCATGGCACCGTGGGGAGTGGGGCACGCTGCCGCCTTGCCCCCCTGCATCTCAGGGTGGTGGAGGCGATGTCAATGTCACCTGGTCACAGCCACCACCCTGCCTGGACAGACCTGCAGCCCTGACACAGGACACACGGCCAGGATGGAGAAAGGCTGACAGCAGAGATGGGACAGGAGGTGACATCTCCAGCAAAAAGCCAGATGGTACCAACAGCAACGGGTGGCAtcgtgcagggctgggaggcagcaccACGTCCCCTCCAtcctcagccccctccccagccctccccgccagcagccagccctgccctaCTTTCTCCATGGGGCTGCTGACCGAGGCCGAGCCGAGCACAGGGAtttgctccagcccctgctttgGTGGCTGGGAGGCAGGGGACAGACCACAGCCCCCCCATTTCCATCGCACTGTGGGGACCCAGCACCAAAATTTGTCCTCGGGGGATGTTGTGCGTGCACCCACCCCGCTGCCCACAATCTGCAACGGGGCAAAGGCAGCTCCAGGCTGCGGCCCCAGGAACGGGCACAGCAGGATCACCACGCTCGAGGCTCACCTTCCCCCCCAGTGTCTGGGGCTCTGGCACAGACAGGCAGTGTGGGGCCGTGGCCGTCTGTCTgtccccccatccccagccccaaccccaccGCCTGCAGACGCTGCCAGACGGCGCCGGGCACGCACCCAGATGGCAgcgccggagccacgcagcagGAGGGAGCCAGCAGCGAGCACGAGGCCCCGAGCCCTGCTCATACCCCAAACCCTTTCTGCACCCCACAGCCGCTGCCGACACCCCCTTCTTGCATCCACAGCCCCGTGGGtgcgtgcctcagtttcccccagcAGAGCGGCGCACGCCCAGTGTctgtccccttcccccccagccccagcagtgctCCCCCAGCCGGGGGGGGATGTCTGGGGCAGACAAAGTGGGTTAACGGGAGAGGCTCAGCCACACAAATCCCATTACGCCGCCCCAGCTGGGGTTGTGTAATGGTGCGTGCATCGCCATGGCAATGCCCCCACTCGCCACCCGTGTCCCCCGTCCAGCCCCCCACAGGCACAGCCATGGGGAGAGGggggccagccccagcctcagccccctccccgtgccccaaTAGGGCCTGGTCCCTGCAGGGGTCCCCAACTGCACCTCGTCAGGCCACTGAGCTGTTAATTGGAAGTAATTAGAGCATGAGCATCGTTATGGCGTGAGCAAGCGGCAGGCCCTGGGAGCCGCAAGGCTGGCGGACACGTACGCACCCGCGCCAACCGCCGGGGCCTGATCCGGCACGACGCAGGGTCCTGCGCcccccaggagggcagccccccagccccttggggACACGGCACCGGGGGacctctccccatccctccaTTCGCCACTATTGGGGTGCTGACCACTGGGAAACATGGGACTCCCCAAGGGCAGCCAATTTCCCCCCAGTGAGCGTGGTTGTGGGGGGTTGCCGACCCCACGGGGAAAGGCAGCGTGGCCCCAAACATGGGGTCCCGGTCTTAGGGCAGCACGAAAATGgtcaccagcagctgctggggagaccccagccccaaaacctcccTGGCACCGCAGACTGAGACCAAGACCCAGCCccacaccagccccagccccgctccgtgcacccccagccccaggacccCTCACCTTCCTCCAGCTCCCTGGCTATGGGGTCAGCGTCGCCGCCCCGCTCCGCATTCCCATTCAGCTCATCGTAGGCAGCGGGGCTGCTCCAGATCTCCAtggtgccgagccgagccgtgccgagccgctCGCTCCCGCCCCTATTTATGGGGTCGCCCCGGCTGCGCGCACCTGCCCGGGCGCATCCCGGCGGGGGCGGTGCTGGGCtggagcggggcgggggcggcggggccgggggctgcccgctCCCCCCGGTAGGacccggcacggcacggcacggttGGGTTGGCTGCGCGCTCCCCGTGCGTCTTGGGGACCCGGTCCCGCTGGGGGCGCTTGGGAGCCGCGCTCCCCATTCTGCACCCCGGAGCACCCCAAACCTTTGGAGCATCCCAGGAGACTCCCCCCCGTTGTGCAGCCCAGGATCAGGTACCCCTGGGGGGCACCCCATGGACACGCTCTCCATCAGGCACCCCAAGGCGGGGGTCCCcatcggggcaccctggggacgTGGTCACCACCGGGCACCCCAAGGCAGGCTCCCcatcggggcaccctggggacgCGTTTCCCATCAGGGTGGTCCCGCTCAGCCCTGGGGTGCTGCGTCCCACCTCAGCAGGACTGGGACACGGCGGGGTCTGGGCACAGCAGCCCCCCGTGGTGCCAAGCTCTGACTGCCAAGAGGGGACACTGAGGGGTCGCtggctcctgagcagcagctttgcagggCTGACCCCAGCTGGGTCACGCAAAGGTGGCAGTGTCTGCCCCTTAGGAAGGACAAGGAGTGGTTtcaggaccccaaaaccctacTCGTGGGCACTGCCAGGTCACCACAGcgtgctccctgccctgcacctGGCCAGCCTCATTCTTTCACCCCAAACTGTCCCCATTGTCACTGAGCAGGATGCAAACGCTGCACGCCTGGGTGCCCAGTGCAGTGCCGGGACCCACGGGAAgggtttttccttcctccccaaacctgccctgctcagcagcCCCTTTTCTGAGCCCCATCACAGGCTGGCACATGCCTGTCCCCTATGGGTCCTGGATGCCCCACACTCCCTGGctggcacccccagcacctccacaaACGCCCttgtgcagaggcagggagagcTGAATAAATTGAAGTGTGGAGGAGCCACATTGCGCAGGGGTGGTGGGCAGGAGGGCAGTGGGGTCTGGGACCCTACGGGGCTGTGCAGAGCCACGGGGTGCTGAGCGGGGCCCTCCTCCAGCGGGATATTACCTCTGGCGATGCCAATGCACACCATGACACCGCCTGCCCCCTGTGCCTTTCCTCATTAGCACTGAGCTGATCAATGAATCGatgaggctggggcaggagctgcccttcAGCACCAAACCATCCAGTTGCCTGCGGGATTCCCACCCGCTGGCCCGCGCTCCCCTCCCTGTATCCTATCCAGGACCCTGACCACGTCCTGCCACAGCCACGAAACCCTccgggagctggggcaggaccCAGgcgccctcagcgcccccctcTCCCCGCTCCTTGTGCGGGTGGTTTCTGCCTGGGGGTGTCACAGCCCGAGGGCACCCCAAGGACACAGCACCCCAAGGACACAGCCTGCGTCTCGTCTCGTCTCGTGGCGGAGGGGCAGGAGCCTCTTCCTCCTAATCCCCCGCCGGGGGATTTGCTCCTCTGGGCAGGTCCCCCGCGCCTCTGCGCAAGCAGATTACAGGGGGCTATTTCTGATGGCAGCTtaagggttttggggggaagggATGGGGGAGCGTGGGCCCCTGCCACACCGCTAAGGCACAAACGTCACCCAGGTGCCAAGGCACGGGGAAACGTGAAACGGAGAGGGAGGTGACATGGAGAGGGAGGTGACACGGAGAGGGGACGGCGACACACGGGGTCCTGCTGAGCCAGacactgcagggctgggggtctggggggggcaGGAACACCCTGGGGTCAGCCACAAGCAGGGGGtggcccccagcccagcccctcaTATATGGGCAGAGGGAGCCAGGCTGGCAGCGGGGCCCAGCCCCATCTGCCCCACATccatcccccccagccccttgctTGAATCCTGCCCCCACCACACGTGCACCAGAGGCAGAGACCCCTCTGTGTGCCCACCAGACCCTGACCCCGTGCTGGGAAGGGGCCTCGCAGCTCCCTGGTTGGGAatcgccccctccccagccagggggctgtgggggtcTCCCCCCAGGTGCCCGTACCCCACAGGGCTttgctggcaggagcagccccacacTCCCTCGGCCACTCCAGGCTGTTTTTGGGGGCACAGCAGCACTTGGGGCCCCCAGAACACCCCACACGGGTGGCCCTTTTGGTGTGCCACCCCAGAGAGATgcagggcacggggaggggggacaCACCGGGGTCCCTGGGGGCTGTCGGAGGCTCTCCGCGAGCGTCCGGCTCGGCTCAGCAGAAGCTGCTCCCAGAATTAGCCCGGGATGTTCTGGGCGAGGAAATCCACGCCGGCAATCCCGTTAGTAGCGATTAActcccccacagcccccacagcccccacagccccccccccccagcccgaaCCCCATCACCTGCGCCCCACTGCCCTCGCCCAGCCCCACGGCGCGGGACGGGGGCACTCACGGAAATACTGCAGGGTCTCCGAGATCTgctggggggtgaggggggctgcgggctccgggggggcagggggggctcgCAGCCAGTCGTCGTGGTCATAGCCGAAGACGGTGTCCGCCCGCAGCTTGTAGCGGGGCAGCTGCTCGCCCAGCAGGCTGATGATCTCCACCTCGGGGACATCGCCGCCGCTGCACAGGTCTGGGGACAGAGGGGCAGCGGGTCAGCcgaggggtgggggggcaaagaaatggggtgggggggcaacGGAGGAGAGCTTCTTGCACCCCTCGGACCCGTCTGTCCCCTCGGGGTTTGGGGCTGGTGCCACCAGCGGCCAGCTCACCCCCAAAGCCACTCAGGAGGTGCgtgggggactgggggggtccAGCGCTGGGTGGCTGGCacatagggaccccccccccagctctccccagtCCCccgtcccctccaccccctgcTTCCAGCAGGAAGGGTCCTGCTGCCATCTCCTGGCCGCGCTCAGCCCAGCCAAGCGGCGCTGGGGacaccagggatggggacacgaGGTGAGGGACGCCGGGATGGTGGCTCAGCAGTGGCCACGCGATGGGAccgggatgggggggggaacaGGATGGAGCTGTCCCACCCCTGACACCCCCACCTCTCCCCGGTCCCCCACAGACACCCACCGGCACCCCAGGCTCTACCCACCGGTGATGGTGGCGACATCGCGACGGGGCACGGGGTCAGAGTGGGGCAGGGCAGCGAGCGGCGAGGCTGGGCCAGGTGAGAGGCAGCGGGCGGGGGGGCGCTGGCCGGGGGGGGTCTCTTGCGGGACCGCGGTGTCCAGTTTGGCTGGCGTTACGTGGGGGAGCCGGCTGCCATGGGGGGATGCACCTTCCTCCCTGGCCCCCCGGAGAggtgctggcaggaggcagagtCCCTGCTCCGGCTGGTACCTGGGGAGAAGGAGGTGTTAGGGAGCTGTACGGGGGACGAGGGACGCATCCTGCCCCCCAGCCACGTCCTCAAGCACCCGTGTGGACCCTGAGGGTCCTCCCCACCGGCTGAGCCCCTCCCCGGGGGCAGCATCACGGTGGCACTGCTGGGTTCTGGGCTTTGGGGAGACCTGGACAGCAACGCCAAAACTCATCCCATGGGGAGGGGAACCAGggggacagccagcacaggGACAagccccagctcagcccccagtGCCCTACAGGTTTTGGGGTTGGCACAGGGTTGGCGTACCTGCTAAGCGCTGCTCCGCACCCCCGAGCTGGTGGCCGCTATGTGGCGCGGGGTCTCGGCACCAAAGCAAACATTTGGTGACGTCCAGCTGGGGAAGAGGATGCTCCGAGGGGACCGGGCAGGACCCCGTTCCCCCAATCCAGGTGCTCGGCAGCGGGCGGGCACGGCTGCGGTGCCGGCAGCTCTCGCGGGAGCCCTCGGGAGCCCCACCTCGCCGAGCAAAGTTCAGCTGCCATCCTCCACCCCAGCGCCGATGAGACGCAGAGCGCAGCCCTGCCGTGCGCccagggcagggccgggcagcaTCTGCGGCCGTGCCAGCCCAGCCATAAACACATCATGAGACAGGCCATAAAGCCAACACGTTCCCGGCACCTCCAGCGATTCCAGTTTGGGCCGTGGCCACCGCTGGCCCCACCGCCTTGCAGGGTGGGAGCCCCCCGTGCCAACCCCGTGCCCCCCATCTGTGCTGCAGCGGGGGGCTGCTGAGTGTGGCAGCCCCTCGGCCCCGGGAGCGGGTCCAAGCCGGGCACGTCGCTGCCCTCCCTCCTGGCACGtgctcctgcctggctgctgtcaCGTCCACAGCACCAGGGCTGGGCCACCCTGCGCCCGGCACGTGGGACAGCCACGGGGTGGCAGGGACATCCCAAAGCACGCCCGCAGGCCCTCTGCCCCACCACACCAGGACCACCAGACCCGGCTGGTCCgatcctgccctgtgctgccctaGAGAAAGGCTCCCTCACCCCAGTggctctctccctccccatttttccccccaggAAGGAGAAGGACCAACCGTGCCGAGGTGTCGGGCTGCCGCTGCCCCTCTCCCTCGCTGCCGCTGGCTCTGGGGAGCGAGCCTCTGCGTCAGCACGGAGCCCTGCGTCTCCTTTTGGCCCAGCTCCTGCACATCCATTAACTCTGCCCGGGCAGGGGACCTTGTTCAGACACGTGTGAGCAGCTCCCATCGCCCCCGGACCCCGCCAGCCCACCGGCGTTCAGCCACTGCGGTGCCCAGCGGCTGACTTGGGGACGTGTCCCAagggggctggtgggggggCACGGGGTGAGAGCAGGGGACGGCGGATCCAGGGGTGCCCCGAGAGCGGGGCAGGAGTTGCAGGGCTCAGCCCGTGCCCTGCTGCACGTGCAGACCTGCACTCGCTGCTCCTTGCCCTGCTCCGATGCTGTCACGCAGCTCCTGCCCGGGCTCCTCCGTGCAGCGCAGCCGTGCTGGggctccccccaaaccccttctcCACCCCGTGCCGAGgaagctcagcagcagctgagccgTGCTGCGGGCTGCGAGGTTTGCTCCGGgctattttttctccccagctgctgctgcaggagcctgaGGCTGGGTTGGGGAGCGAGGAAACTCTGCAAGGGCATGGGCCAGGGGGAGGTGGCTGGAGGGGCAGAAGGACTTGGGGAGCTTCCCCATGGGGACGCACGGCTTGGTGTCACCgtgcaggagggacaaaggtgCCCAGGCCTGGCTGGTGccactgctcagcacctggtGTGGCTGCTCCCACGCCTGCAGAGGAGCAATAACAATGCTCAGGGCGAGGGCAAGGGTGAGGCAGTGGCTCAGTCCCGGTGCTGGGATGGGGGTGACGAcgctgctgccctgccctggcccAGGGGACGTCCCCAGAGGAGTCCCTGTAGCAGTCCCCAGCCTCGGAGCATCCCTGCTATCGTGCAGGGAAGGGCACAGCACGACCTCGGCTCCTGCAGCCCATCAGATCCCCTCTCAGTGTTCAGGAGGCAGCCTTGGACCGATGCATCTTTCAGAAACGGGCCTCTCCCCGCACCCGAGGACATCGGGGAAGGACGTCTGCCCCAGCAGGTAATCCCACGGGGTGCCTCACTTCCCAGGTGGAATTTGGCCCCCCCTCTTCCCAGGCCTCAGCTCTGGCTCCACCACCTTCGCTGCGTTGTGGCCCCCGGACACCTGATGCTTTGCCACAGGCACCAGAGCTCCCCCACGGGTGACCCCACGGTGGGTTTGGGGCTGAGCCCTGCGCCCTCCCTTCCCCCTAGAGAAATATCCTCACAGTGGCATCAACCTCTTCCCGTACAGCAGGAAAATCCCTCCCCGCTCCTGCGTGCAGACTTCCTGCTTCGTGCAGCGGGGAGCACAAAACACAGCCAGAGCCCGGCCACCGCATCCGAGCCAAACCATCCCCAAGGGAATGGGGACCCCGTCCCTGCTGTCACCCCCCCAAGGCCACTAAAGCCGAGAGAGGGAAAAATCC
This portion of the Anas platyrhynchos isolate ZD024472 breed Pekin duck chromosome 28, IASCAAS_PekinDuck_T2T, whole genome shotgun sequence genome encodes:
- the HAP1 gene encoding huntingtin-associated protein 1 isoform X3, with translation MGTPALGCLMESVSMGCPPGVPDPGLHNGGESPGMLQRFGVLRGAEWGARLPSAPSGTGSPRRTGSAQPTQPCRAVPGPTGGSGQPPAPPPPPRSSPAPPPPGCARAGARSRGDPINRGGSERLGTARLGTMEIWSSPAAYDELNGNAERGGDADPIARELEEVLCTERAVRITKTYHDIDAVTNLLDEKERDLELAARIGQSLLKQNRSLTERNELLEEQLELAKEEIAQLRHEVSMRDDLLHFYTTTTEESEPTSATATPLRRQESSSSLQQYFQYDTLQQKLKCLEEENQKLRLEATNIAIETCQYEDQEHQLMIDCVEQFSEASQQVVCLSDELARKAEDTVRQQEEISQLLAQVVDLQQKCRAYGSEVEELQQHLAVAKEVQEQLRTELRDLQEKYTECGGMLQEAQEEVKSLRSRSLPNSTVSRYGAPSLLPVDSLAAEIKGTMRKGTDGSSSDYKSYLRVFETVKAVNQAAKAKSCSESPLHAPSSKQLSAVPSRGGSTPPAGCCGSEGTQGEGSGEDPHGAAPPGRRALEAAVQRLSARQQSHGSGEGSFFEAERERKLWKLRDGESSSGFLTPTESIVSTGTNHSGGSELTTGSGFSLGSLTYLPDKLQIVKPLEGSVTLHHWQQLARPNLGGILVPRPGVLTKDFRQLDIDLEEVYSLTDLEEDEVEAASFQLLPTSTPTKAKERPGVFLSVNNLPQTPSTFTITTCHILHPTTEITTVTPSLYNAVVPSCGPIERLNLCPPSPELPSPGPPSTPLGLIRLLLVRGISASVPSAVSWWPPSLPAQDPQSSLQPPPEAGGGQQQPSSPSSIFSLNLVEKLRRLGLDKVVARGELSYARGEHRGGRDAPT
- the HAP1 gene encoding huntingtin-associated protein 1 isoform X1, with product MGEGPAAASAPGAASAQRYQPEQGLCLLPAPLRGAREEGASPHGSRLPHVTPAKLDTAVPQETPPGQRPPARCLSPGPASPLAALPHSDPVPRRDVATITDLCSGGDVPEVEIISLLGEQLPRYKLRADTVFGYDHDDWLRAPPAPPEPAAPLTPQQISETLQYFLLCTERAVRITKTYHDIDAVTNLLDEKERDLELAARIGQSLLKQNRSLTERNELLEEQLELAKEEIAQLRHEVSMRDDLLHFYTTTTEESEPTSATATPLRRQESSSSLQQYFQYDTLQQKLKCLEEENQKLRLEATNIAIETCQYEDQEHQLMIDCVEQFSEASQQVVCLSDELARKAEDTVRQQEEISQLLAQVVDLQQKCRAYGSEVEELQQHLAVAKEVQEQLRTELRDLQEKYTECGGMLQEAQEEVKSLRSRSLPNSTVSRYGAPSLLPVDSLAAEIKGTMRKGTDGSSSDYKSYLRVFETVKAVNQAAKAKSCSESPLHAPSSKQLSAVPSRGGSTPPAGCCGSEGTQGEGSGEDPHGAAPPGRRALEAAVQRLSARQQSHGSGEGSFFEAERERKLWKLRDGESSSGFLTPTESIVSTGTNHSGGSELTTGSGFSLGSLTYLPDKLQIVKPLEGSVTLHHWQQLARPNLGGILVPRPGVLTKDFRQLDIDLEEVYSLTDLEEDEVEAASFQLLPTSTPTKAKERPGVFLSVNNLPQTPSTFTITTCHILHPTTEITTVTPSLYNAVVPSCGPIERLNLCPPSPELPSPGPPSTPLGLIRLLLVRGISASVPSAVSWWPPSLPAQDPQSSLQPPPEAGGGQQQPSSPSSIFSLNLVEKLRRLGLDKVVARGELSYARGEHRGGRDAPT
- the HAP1 gene encoding huntingtin-associated protein 1 isoform X2 — protein: MGEGPAAASAPGAASAQRYQPEQGLCLLPAPLRGAREEGASPHGSRLPHVTPAKLDTAVPQETPPGQRPPARCLSPGPASPLAALPHSDPVPRRDVATITDLCSGGDVPEVEIISLLGEQLPRYKLRADTVFGYDHDDWLRAPPAPPEPAAPLTPQQISETLQYFLLCTERAVRITKTYHDIDAVTNLLDEKERDLELAARIGQSLLKQNRSLTERNELLEEQLELAKEEIAQLRHEVSMRDDLLHFYTTTTEESEPTSATATPLRRQESSSSLQQYFQYDTLQQKLKCLEEENQKLRLEATNIAIETCQYEDQEHQLMIDCVEQFSEASQQVVCLSDELARKAEDTVRQQEEISQLLAQVVDLQQKCRAYGSEVEELQQHLAVAKEVQEQLRTELRDLQEKYTECGGMLQEAQEEVKSLRSRSLPNSTVSRYGAPSLLPVDSLAAEIKGTMRKGTDGSSSDYKSYLRVFETVKAVNQAAKAKSCSESPLHAPSSKQLSAVPSRGGSTPPAGCCGSEGTQGEGSGEDPHGAAPPGRRALEAAVQRLSARQQSHGSGEGSFFEAERERKLWKLRDGESSSGFLTPTESIVSTGTNHSGGSELTTGSGFSLGSLTYLPDKLQIVKPLEGSVTLHHWQQLARPNLGGILVPRPGVLTKDFRQLDIDLEEVYSLTDLEEDEVEAASFQLLPTSTPTKAKERPGVCITPSCLLVGPLRG